A DNA window from Vigna angularis cultivar LongXiaoDou No.4 chromosome 1, ASM1680809v1, whole genome shotgun sequence contains the following coding sequences:
- the LOC108322276 gene encoding mediator of RNA polymerase II transcription subunit 17 isoform X1 has translation MDDMDLQISLDKLPIKRLDSIEENGMERFPPDVDYDEKRLSLIRRIDFAWAIEKDEEKKKQKKSSKETSTPWQWQSMVENLQLAHQELSVIIDLINTVEANDAVTVASMTRPKLLPNEALSDLAVSAATKLQCYRQVGKYFKQSAKAFEQQVAREARFYGALIRLQQNWKVKRQRQAAIVPGNEGFTFDLFDNSYDQASIIRSLSMSTVRVNHDAAGMLAINMSPDLCHSLQFGFVGAQSDDILRNFKQNKSRISDDHSLGETGKEYSTDEECVKKTHTLLREVHEAIFNEQVFDLVNREAFTTVTGVSVTGIRENYLQLSLGQGTSVYLALVSNGQEHSTVENELTSNAENAMLPLESSDGMNREAKQNAPKKGLFSNSICYEIYIQQIFHEHIFGKGGEKPISSGNRLSGVQAKETKDGGSNLLGHFFMSLSHRIFSTKVLVELENVVSKVPYLQLITNPTWHSRASSWTLYMEVPQSILRGSQIKTSDCLEKNAVKRQFWIKAVVNDNCINVKAEGSPNVAGLFKGKIEETHSINKYNCNLADLPVIILQQVASQIINWLYQEALMVGIKANRDFLCLSFELEQGETLGLVASVDPEDVEGCISWWLVMEDSFAEEQKLHMNITDGASEYRKFLGHLSLDLLYATLIDLVGLCSGGSGQ, from the exons ATGGATGACATGGACTTGCAAATCTCCCTGGATAAACTACCAATCAAGCGGTTGGATTCCATTGAAGAAAATGGAATGGAACGATTCCCACC AGATGTGGACTACGATGAGAAGCGACTCTCCCTAATAAGGAGAATTGACTTTGCTTGGGCCATTGAGAAGGAcgaggagaagaagaagcagaagaagagcTCCAAGGAGACCTCAACACCATGGCAATGGCAGAGCATGGTAGAGAATTTGCAATTGGCACATCAGGAGCTCTCTGTCATCATTGATCTTATCAATACC GTGGAAGCAAATGATGCAGTAACAGTGGCTAGCATGACAAGACCAAAACTATTACCAAATGAAGCATTGTCTGATCTGGCTGTATCTGCAGCCACCAAGCTGCAATGTTACCGT CAAGTTGGAAAATATTTCAAGCAATCTGCCAAGGCTTTTGAACAACAGGTGGCTCGGGAAGCTAGGTTTTATGGTGCCCTTATCAG GTTGCAGCAAAATTGGAAGGTTAAACGGCAACGTCAGGCGGCTATTGTTCCAGGGAATGAAGGCTTCACCTTTGATCTCTTTGATAACTCATACGATCAAGCTTCTATTATCCGGTCATTGTCTATGTCCACTGTTCGAGTCAATCATGATGCTGCTGGAATGCTGGCGATAAATATGTCTCCTGATTTATGCCATTCTCTCCAATTTGGTTTTGTTGGTGCACAATCAGATGATATACTGAGgaatttcaaacaaaacaaatctCGCATCTCAGATGACCATAGTTTGGGTGAAACTGGCAAAGAGTACTCAACAGATGAAGAGTGTGTTAAGAAAACACATACACTCCTTCGTGAAGTACATGAAGCAATTTTCAATGAGCAG GTGTTTGATTTAGTGAATCGAGAAGCATTTACCACAGTTACGGGTGTTAGTGTAACTGGAATACGGGAAAACTATTTACAATTAAGCTTAGGTCAAGGGACCTCTGTGTACTTAGCACTTGTGTCCAATGGTCAAGAACATTCCACTGTTGAAAATGAACTCACCAGTAATGCAGAAAATGCAATGTTACCACTAGAATCGTCTGATGGAATGAACCGCGAAGCCAAGCAGAATGCCCCGAAGAAAGGGCTGTTTTCTAATTCCATCTGCTATGAGATTTACATTCAGCAGATTTTTCATGAGCATATATTTGGAAAAGGTGGCGAAAAACCAATTTCCTCTGGGAATCGGTTGTCTGGGGTTCAGGCAAAGGAGACAAAAGATGGTGGATCCAATCTTCTTGGtcatttttttatgtctttGTCGCACAGGATCTTTTCAACTAAAGTTCTTGTGGAGCTGGAAAACGTG GTATCCAAGGTCCCATATCTGCAGCTAATTACTAATCCCACGTGGCATTCTCGGGCTTCATCATGGACTCTGTACATGGAGGTGCCTCAGTCTATCCTTCGTGGTAGCCAAATTAAAACATCAGATTGTTTGGAGAAAAATGCTGTCAAGCGTCAGTTTTGGATTAAGGCGGTGGTAAATGACAATTGTATCAATGTTAAAGCGGAAGGTTCTCCAAATGTCGCAGGCCTGTTCAAGGGAAAAATTGAGGAAACCCActcaataaacaaatataactgCAACTTAGCTGATCTTCCAGTGATTATTCTGCAGCAG gTTGCGAGCCAAATTATTAACTGGTTATATCAGGAAGCTCTGATGGTTGGGATAAAAGCAAATCGAGACTTCTTATGCTTATCTTTTGAGCTAGAACAGGGTGAAACACTGGGCCTGGTTGCAAGTGTTGATCCGGAAGATGTTGAAGGGTGTATATCTTGGTGGTTGGTCATGGAGGACAGTTTTGCCGAGGAGCAAAAGCTTCATATGAACATCACCGATGGTGCGTCGGAGTATAGGAAATTCCTAGGTCACTTGTCTCTTGATTTGTTATACGCAACACTCATCGACTTGGTAGGCTTGTGCAGTGGTGGCAGTGGCCAATGA
- the LOC108323508 gene encoding uncharacterized protein LOC108323508 translates to MFSTYLCRCSRVALHVLYSGEIEEKRFFDEIMKFVIAKNPVNLLNSHSSLVPFGVPSVERTFLHSSREKWTRGSKPLMFSFSSLRARCASSSCSSNMYGGWDDLGSSDAPGESYALRNFLVSVGIDDRKNVFVFFLGLVCAMAISRVKVSSIVVLPASALVFAVGFTVGFLRNGAFGEVRASGSKRREKEDNSNSKLSSEKLRSLVEFFDELDLVVNNLKSEVVSAIRNNKIRVDDFYGYLVVTDKIKISLKNARSVLGDLIDNEENSGGVLVENHKSGKRKKQVGEGGYQMLQAFSSLFGENLFSSNSTKVRENVKQEAVHRTLDETRGNGTVPVVEDRALNFVDEHKGNRELDLDPTQSSSTNSVLDMNKSGRIRTTPEGDTFGLGDIRRSKNKFFDDKEHSYRNKGMRFTNNRSFSLKMDSSSITDMWESHDNLLDSESFKVRTKRMESESSFTREQLLNQDQKTFRSSRNLREDGSDRSQYKDDTVNYDDRHHHVDDLSAHEDEFNTTSSPKISDDIMFDRYLDEATDLLKQAKEFIKVRQDEEQAEIMLYRSANILSKAVDLKPMSLLAVGQLGNTYLLHGELKLKITRELRSLLSGSIQPSSGKHSRILKGLRNKITSEEDIASFLIDVCEECEELLVQAGRKYRLALSIDANDVRALYNWGLALSFRGQLIADIGPGAAFEAERVFLAAIDKFDAMLLKGNVYAPDALFRWGVALQQRSRLRPGSSKEKVKLLQQAKRLYEDALHMDTNNMQVKDALSSCVTELNYRQF, encoded by the exons ATGTTTTCAACATATCTCTGTCGCTGCAGCAGAGTAGCACTGCACGTACTCTACAGcggtgaaattgaagaaaaacgCTTCTTCgatgaaataatgaaattcgTAATTGCGAAGAATCCCGTTAATCTTCTCAACTCTCACAGTTCGCTTGTTCCCTTTGGTGTTCCTTCCGTTGAGCGTACTTTTCTTCACAGTTCGAGGGAGAAATGGACGCGCGGCTCCAAGCCCCTCATGTTTTCGTTTTCTTCCTTGAGAGCTCGGTGcgcttcttcttcttgttcctCGAATATGTACGGAGGTTGGGACGATCTAGGCAGTTCAGACGCGCCTGGTGAGTCCTACGCCTTGCGCAATTTTCTCGTTTCTGTTGGAATCGATGATAGGAAGAACGTTTTCGTGTTCTTCTTGGGCCTCGTTTGTGCGATGGCGATTTCTAGGGTTAAGGTTTCTTCTATTGTCGTTCTTCCTGCTTCCGCGTTGGTTTTTGCTGTTGGTTTCACGGTAGGGTTTCTCCGAAACGGAGCGTTCGGCGAAGTGAGGGCGAGTGGGAGTAAGAGGAGGGAAAAGGAGGACAATTCGAATTCTAAGCTGTCTTCAGAAAAATTGCGGAGTTTGGTGGAATTTTTTGACGAGCTTGATCTTGTGGTCAATAACTTGAAGAGTGAAGTAGTAAGTGCTATTAGGAATAATAAGATTCGGGTGGATGATTTTTATGGCTATCTTGTAGTTACAGATAAGATTAAAATTTCACTTAAGAATGCTAGGAGTGTACTTGGGGATTTGATTGACAATGAAGAGAACTCTGGTGGTGTTTTGGTTGAGAACCATAAGAGTggtaaaagaaagaaacaagttGGAGAAGGTGGGTACCAGATGTTGCAGGCTTTTAGCAGTTTGTTTGGGGAAAATTTGTTTAGTTCCAATTCGACCAAAGTCAGGGAAAATGTTAAGCAAGAGGCAGTGCATAGAACATTGGATGAAACTAGAGGAAATGGTACAGTGCCTGTTGTAGAAGACAGGGCTTTGAATTTTGTTGATGAACATAAGGGAAATCGTGAGTTGGATTTGGATCCTACTCAAAGCTCGTCTACTAACTCTGTTTTGGATATGAACAAAAGTGGAAGAATAAGAACTACTCCCGAGGGAGACACTTTTGGCTTAGGGGACATACGGAGAagcaaaaataaattctttgaCGATAAAGAGCATAGTTACCGGAACAAAGGAATGAGGTTCACAAATAATCGCAGCTTCTCTTTGAAGATGGATTCCAGCAGCATAACAGACATGTGGGAATCCCATGACAATCTGCTTGACTCTGAGAGCTTTAAAGTCAGAACGAAACGCATGGAAAGTGAGTCCTCTTTTACGCGTGAGCAGCTTCTCAACCAAGATCAAAAGACTTTCAGGTCTTCTCGTAACTTGAGGGAGGATGGTTCTGACAGGTCTCAATATAAAGATGATACAGTGAATTACGATGATCGTCACCACCATGTAGATGATTTGTCTGCACACGAGGACGAATTCAATACCACTTCATCTCCAAAGATTTCAGATGATATCATGTTCGATAGGTATCTTGATGAAGCAACAGATCTTTTAAAACAAGCAAAAGAGTTTATAAAAGTTAGGCAGGATGAAGAGCAAGCTGAAATCATGCTTTACAGGTCTGCAAACATACTATCCAAAGCTGTGGACTTGAAGCccatgagtttgttggctgtaGGCCAGTTAGGAAACACTTACCTTCTTCATGGAGAATTAAAGTTGAAGATTACTCGAGAATTGAGAAGTCTTCTTTCTGGCAGCATCCAACCATCTTCTGGAAAACATAGTAGAATATTGAAGGGTCTGAGGAATAAAATCACTAGCGAAGAAGATATTGCATCATTTCTTATCGATGTTTGTGAAGAGTGTGAAGAGCTACTAGTTCAGGCAGGCAGAAAGTATAGGCTGGCGTTGTCAATTGATGCTAATGATGTGAGAGCCCTTTATAATTGGGGTCTTGCTCTTTCTTTCCGAGGCCAATTGATAGCAGACATTGGTCCG GGTGCTGCATTTGAGGCTGAAAGAGTATTCCTGGCTGCAATTGACAAGTTCGATGCTATGCTGTTAAAAGGAAATGTTTATGCGCCAGATG CTTTGTTTAGATGGGGTGTCGCATTGCAGCAGCGATCTCGATTAAGGCCAGGAAGTAGTAAAGAGAAGGTGAAGTTACTACAGCAGGCTAAAAGGCTATATGAAGATGCCCTACATATGGACACCAATAACATGCAAGTGAAAGATGCCTTATCCTCGTGTGTCACTGAGCTTAATTATCGACAGTTTTAG
- the LOC108322276 gene encoding mediator of RNA polymerase II transcription subunit 17 isoform X2 — MVENLQLAHQELSVIIDLINTVEANDAVTVASMTRPKLLPNEALSDLAVSAATKLQCYRQVGKYFKQSAKAFEQQVAREARFYGALIRLQQNWKVKRQRQAAIVPGNEGFTFDLFDNSYDQASIIRSLSMSTVRVNHDAAGMLAINMSPDLCHSLQFGFVGAQSDDILRNFKQNKSRISDDHSLGETGKEYSTDEECVKKTHTLLREVHEAIFNEQVFDLVNREAFTTVTGVSVTGIRENYLQLSLGQGTSVYLALVSNGQEHSTVENELTSNAENAMLPLESSDGMNREAKQNAPKKGLFSNSICYEIYIQQIFHEHIFGKGGEKPISSGNRLSGVQAKETKDGGSNLLGHFFMSLSHRIFSTKVLVELENVVSKVPYLQLITNPTWHSRASSWTLYMEVPQSILRGSQIKTSDCLEKNAVKRQFWIKAVVNDNCINVKAEGSPNVAGLFKGKIEETHSINKYNCNLADLPVIILQQVASQIINWLYQEALMVGIKANRDFLCLSFELEQGETLGLVASVDPEDVEGCISWWLVMEDSFAEEQKLHMNITDGASEYRKFLGHLSLDLLYATLIDLVGLCSGGSGQ, encoded by the exons ATGGTAGAGAATTTGCAATTGGCACATCAGGAGCTCTCTGTCATCATTGATCTTATCAATACC GTGGAAGCAAATGATGCAGTAACAGTGGCTAGCATGACAAGACCAAAACTATTACCAAATGAAGCATTGTCTGATCTGGCTGTATCTGCAGCCACCAAGCTGCAATGTTACCGT CAAGTTGGAAAATATTTCAAGCAATCTGCCAAGGCTTTTGAACAACAGGTGGCTCGGGAAGCTAGGTTTTATGGTGCCCTTATCAG GTTGCAGCAAAATTGGAAGGTTAAACGGCAACGTCAGGCGGCTATTGTTCCAGGGAATGAAGGCTTCACCTTTGATCTCTTTGATAACTCATACGATCAAGCTTCTATTATCCGGTCATTGTCTATGTCCACTGTTCGAGTCAATCATGATGCTGCTGGAATGCTGGCGATAAATATGTCTCCTGATTTATGCCATTCTCTCCAATTTGGTTTTGTTGGTGCACAATCAGATGATATACTGAGgaatttcaaacaaaacaaatctCGCATCTCAGATGACCATAGTTTGGGTGAAACTGGCAAAGAGTACTCAACAGATGAAGAGTGTGTTAAGAAAACACATACACTCCTTCGTGAAGTACATGAAGCAATTTTCAATGAGCAG GTGTTTGATTTAGTGAATCGAGAAGCATTTACCACAGTTACGGGTGTTAGTGTAACTGGAATACGGGAAAACTATTTACAATTAAGCTTAGGTCAAGGGACCTCTGTGTACTTAGCACTTGTGTCCAATGGTCAAGAACATTCCACTGTTGAAAATGAACTCACCAGTAATGCAGAAAATGCAATGTTACCACTAGAATCGTCTGATGGAATGAACCGCGAAGCCAAGCAGAATGCCCCGAAGAAAGGGCTGTTTTCTAATTCCATCTGCTATGAGATTTACATTCAGCAGATTTTTCATGAGCATATATTTGGAAAAGGTGGCGAAAAACCAATTTCCTCTGGGAATCGGTTGTCTGGGGTTCAGGCAAAGGAGACAAAAGATGGTGGATCCAATCTTCTTGGtcatttttttatgtctttGTCGCACAGGATCTTTTCAACTAAAGTTCTTGTGGAGCTGGAAAACGTG GTATCCAAGGTCCCATATCTGCAGCTAATTACTAATCCCACGTGGCATTCTCGGGCTTCATCATGGACTCTGTACATGGAGGTGCCTCAGTCTATCCTTCGTGGTAGCCAAATTAAAACATCAGATTGTTTGGAGAAAAATGCTGTCAAGCGTCAGTTTTGGATTAAGGCGGTGGTAAATGACAATTGTATCAATGTTAAAGCGGAAGGTTCTCCAAATGTCGCAGGCCTGTTCAAGGGAAAAATTGAGGAAACCCActcaataaacaaatataactgCAACTTAGCTGATCTTCCAGTGATTATTCTGCAGCAG gTTGCGAGCCAAATTATTAACTGGTTATATCAGGAAGCTCTGATGGTTGGGATAAAAGCAAATCGAGACTTCTTATGCTTATCTTTTGAGCTAGAACAGGGTGAAACACTGGGCCTGGTTGCAAGTGTTGATCCGGAAGATGTTGAAGGGTGTATATCTTGGTGGTTGGTCATGGAGGACAGTTTTGCCGAGGAGCAAAAGCTTCATATGAACATCACCGATGGTGCGTCGGAGTATAGGAAATTCCTAGGTCACTTGTCTCTTGATTTGTTATACGCAACACTCATCGACTTGGTAGGCTTGTGCAGTGGTGGCAGTGGCCAATGA
- the LOC108337990 gene encoding probable receptor-like protein kinase At5g20050 — protein MEDRKANTISAIAVIALIIFIIVARVSLKLSHAFFLICGASIAVIIAVFSCAFIRHRYHRRRRLLESQLKTEGRELRIEYSFLRKVAGVPTKFRYKELEEATDGFQSLLGRGSSASVFKGILSDGTSVAVKRIDGEERGEKEFRSEVAAIASVHHVNLVRMFGYCNAPTSPRYLVYEYIPNGSLDCWIFPSREKRARRSGCLPWNSRYKVAIDVARGLSYLHHDCRKRVLHLDVKPENILLDEDYKALVSDFGLSTLVGNDVSQVMTTMRGTRGYLAPEWLLERGVSEKTDIYSYGMVLLEIIGGRRNVLRVEDPRDSSKKKWEFFPKIVNEKVREGKFMEIVDHRLIESGGVDESEVIRLVYIALWCIQEKPRLRPTMAQVVDMLEQRVRVDEPPGSRMILVDLLAVDEDPVDHRNLARLLTSVSSNVDCTSTYSLGTTILSGR, from the coding sequence ATGGAGGACAGAAAAGCCAACACAATCTCTGCGATAGCGGTGATTGCACTTATCATATTTATCATCGTTGCACGCGTCTCCCTGAAGCTTTCACACGCCTTCTTCCTCATATGTGGCGCTTCTATTGCTGTGATCATCGCCGTCTTTTCTTGTGCATTCATAAGGCACCGTTACCACCGCAGGAGGAGGTtgttggaatcacagttgaagACGGAAGGGCGAGAGCTTCGAATAGAGTACAGTTTCTTAAGAAAAGTTGCCGGGGTTCCCACGAAGTTTCGTTACAAGGAGCTTGAGGAAGCAACGGATGGGTTTCAATCACTGTTGGGAAGAGGGTCCTCGGCTTCGGTCTTCAAAGGCATTCTCAGCGATGGAACTTCGGTTGCAGTGAAACGGATCGATGGAGAGGAGCGTGGGGAGAAGGAATTCAGATCAGAAGTTGCCGCCATTGCTAGCGTGCACCATGTCAACCTGGTGCGCATGTTTGGTTATTGTAACGCCCCCACATCGCCTAGGTACCTCGTTTATGAGTACATCCCAAACGGGTCTTTGGATTGTTGGATCTTTCCCTCAAGGGAAAAGCGTGCACGTAGAAGTGGGTGTTTGCCATGGAACTCGAGGTATAAGGTTGCGATTGATGTTGCCAGGGGGTTGTCTTATCTTCACCATGATTGTAGGAAGAGGGTTTTGCACCTTGATGTCAAACCCGAGAATATACTCTTGGATGAGGATTATAAGGCTCTTGTTTCAGATTTTGGTCTCTCAACGCTTGTAGGAAACGATGTGAGTCAGGTGATGACAACAATGAGGGGGACAAGAGGGTACTTGGCTCCTGAGTGGCTTTTGGAAAGAGGGGTGTCAGAGAAAACTGATATTTACAGTTATGGGATGGTTTTGTTGGAAATAATTGGAGGGAGAAGGAATGTTCTGAGGGTGGAGGATCCGAGAGACAGCAGTAAGAAAAAGTGGGAGTTTTTTCCAAAGATTGTTAACGAGAAAGTGAGGGAGGGGAAGTTCATGGAGATTGTGGATCATAGGTTGATTGAAAGTGGGGGTGTGGATGAGAGTGAGGTGATTAGATTGGTGTATATTGCATTGTGGTGTATACAAGAGAAGCCAAGATTGAGACCTACAATGGCACAAGTGGTTGATATGCTTGAGCAGCGTGTGAGGGTGGATGAACCCCCTGGTTCCAGAATGATTCTAGTTGATTTACTAGCTGTTGATGAAGATCCTGTAGATCATCGAAATCTTGCAAGGTTGTTGACCTCTGTTTCGAGCAATGTGGATTGTACATCTACTTACTCACTTGGAACAACTATTTTATCTGGCAGATAG
- the LOC108335956 gene encoding uncharacterized protein LOC108335956, giving the protein MSSRASSKILRDLCVVVRISCLRIWVRKGVSKDIGREDMNPRPLVPLIRTAAVIFGGVVTLNLTSTVTIKLLRFASEKKREKVALPCRACRGKGFYICKLCNGNATIAWSPMFDPIAINPCVCPTCEGNRVQRCLNCLGKGYD; this is encoded by the exons ATGTCGTCACGTGCCTCATCGAAAA TACTTCGTGACTTGTGTGTTGTGGTGCGGATCAGTTGTTTGAGAATTTGGGTGAGAAAAGGAGTAAGTAAAGATATTGGAAGAGAAGACATGAACCCTAGGCCACTGGTGCCTTTGATTAGGACGGCTGCAGTTATCTTTGGTGGAGTAGTCACTCTCAACTTGACTTCCACTGTTACCATTAAATTGCTTCGCTTTGCGTCTGAGAAGAAACGG GAAAAAGTTGCGTTGCCGTGTAGGGCTTGTAGAGGGAAGGGGTTTTATATATGCAAACTGTGCAATGGGAATGCCACCATAGCTTGGTCGCCCATGTTCGACCCTATTGCAATTAACCCCTGCGTTTGTCCTACTTGCGAAGGAAACAG GGTTCAGCGTTGTTTGAACTGTCTGGGAAAAGGCTATGACTAA
- the LOC108322053 gene encoding deSI-like protein At4g17486: MGVENASKSISTSQCDDQLSNSKINTLVRLNVYDLTPVNNYVYWVGFGIFHSGVEVHGKEYGFGAHDFPASGVFEVEPRKCPGFIYRCSITLGQTNMSASDFRTFIENMASEYHGDTYHLITKNCNHFTEDLSNRLTGKQIPGWVNRLAKLGALCSCLLPESLQVTSVKQLPEYHECSEDEFVESLSPATPRESTEIDEEQEKHLLSSSTVTEDVTFVRESQAK, encoded by the exons ATGGGTGTGGAGAATGCCTCGAAGTCCATTTCCACCTCACAATGCGATGACCAACTTAGTAACAGCAAAATCAACACACTCGTGCGATTGAATGTCTACGATCTCACCCCTGTCAATAATTACGTCTACTGGGTTGGATTTGGCATATTTCATTCTGGCGTTGAAG TGCATGGTAAGGAGTATGGTTTTGGAGCCCATGATTTCCCAGCTAGTGGAGTTTTTGAAGTGGAGCCAAGGAAGTGCCCTGGATTCATATATAGATGTTCCATCACTTTGGGTCAAACTAATATGAGTGCTTCTGACTTTCGTACAtttattgaaaacatggctTCTGAGTATCATGGAGATACCTATCACCTTATAACTAAGAACTGCAATCATTTTACAGAAGATCTCTCCAATAGATTGACTGGGAAACAAATCCCAGGTTGGGTGAATCGGCTTGCTAAGCTAG GTGCTTTATGCAGTTGTCTACTTCCTGAAAGTCTTCAAGTAACAAGTGTTAAACAGCTACCTGAATACCATGAATGCTCAG AAGATGAATTTGTTGAATCTCTTTCACCTGCCACACCCCGCGAGTCCACAGAAATAGATGAGGAGCAAGAAAAGCACCTTCTTTCATCATCAACTGTAACTGAGGATGTTACTTTCGTTAGAGAAAGCCAAGCAAAATAA